The Fulvia fulva chromosome 1, complete sequence region CGAGCAAATGTACTCGGACATCATTACTTCCGTCGATCTCATTAGTCTACAACAAGGGGGATCAACTGCGACAATACAACCTGCGGCTACGCCAAATAACGGTGTGGGATCTTCTCAACTCGACACAGCTGCACCTTACTCTGTCCAACACCATTCTCAATACCAAAGTCACCCTTGGCCTCCCAAAGCTCACTCCCGACGCACTGCTTACACCAGAAGACTCCATTCGGATCCCACCTCTGCTTGATGCGCAGCAACTCATTGTAATGCTCCCCAAACTTCGTCTTCTGCCACTCCGGCTCTGTCGGATCCGACTCGCTCATGTACGCACCAGTATCCGGCGACAGGTCCCGCAGGGCTCGTACTCTGACATCTCTCAAATCCGTCGTGACGACCTCCTTCTCAGTCTGGTTGAGCGTCTTCCATACCCTAGGAAGGACGACGTCGGATTGCGGCCAGCCCGTGTGACACACTGCTCCCACTGGTGTCGGTGCGATCAAGTTGCCATTGACAGATTGAGTGAGTGAGTTCCACGTGTCAGCGTCAGGCCACGCTGCGTCTCCCGGTCTTGGCTTGCAGTATAGTTCAGACTTGGTCAATGATGCTGTGACTGCTGGTATGCCGATGGCAAGAAACGTGCTCATACTGGACACCATGTTGAAGCGGAGGATGCCCGATCATATTCCATGCTGGCTGCTCAACGTCTACTTATAAGATTCAGCCAATGCCACGATTATCAAGTGATCGCTGCGAGCGCATTGCTGTGCCACGGGCTCAGCATGCATCGCCATTCTCGCGACGTCGAGTTGAGAGTGCTGCGAGCTGAAACTGGAGCATATGGAGACTGGATGTCTAGGAAGCTTTCCAATCCGACCTTGCGCGTGGTATGTAGTAGTGAATGTGCCGGTGCTCGCATGTTGAAGGTGAATTCCTATTCCCACCTCATCCCTGCAGAAGAGCTGCATCTGACCCTGCAGCTCGTCGCCCGCCCCTCGTGGTCCGCCGGTTTGATCCGACCAAAGACTGCCTGCACCACCAAACATCACCAGCACCCATTACCCATCACCCATCACTTGCTTCCGCGCGGGCGGAGTGGGATCACGATGCGGGTGACCGGCTCGAAGGCGAAGGTACTGCTCATTGGCAAGACCAACTACACGCCCACGTTCACTTGCGACAACACATCGGTCCGCTCCGACCTCGCTGCCCTCGTCCATGACGCATTAGCAAATCGAAAGCTTGTGACTCGGAAAAACCACCTCCACCAGAGCTTGCAAAACATCGCTAGTTCTATCTCTGGACCCGTTGCTCCTTCTTTCCAGCAACTCGGTGCATTACCTCGCAGCTTGAATCTCCCATCGACAGTCGTTCCTTCTCCAGCAGCCATGTCTATGCAGAAGAGAGACTTCTCGCAGAGCTCCAACAAGAGTCTCAACATCAACAACATCAACCCACATGTCAAGGAAGCCAAGTATGCAGTCCGGGGCGAGCTTGCGATCAAGAGTGAGCAATATCGGGCTCAATTGGCCAAGGGCGAGGGCAAAGACCTTCCCTTCGACTCAGTCATCAGTGCGAACATTGGCAACCCGCAACAGCTGGACCAGAAGCCGATTACTTTCTTCAGACAAGTCGCAAGCCTGGTCGAGAATCCGCAATTGCTCGAGCATGGGGAGGTGTTGAAGAACGGACTCGGATACAAGAGCGATGTGGTCGAGCGCGCAAAGGCGCTGCTCAAGGATGTAAAGAGCGTTGGCGCATACTCCCAGTCGCAAGGAGCCCCACGCATTCGACAAAGCGTGGCAGACTTCATCGAGAGGCGTGACGGATTTCCTGCGGACCCCCAGAACATCTACCTGTGTGGAGGCGCCAGCGCTGGTGTCAACGCCCTCATGAGCGTGATCTGTGCCTCGCCAAACACCGGCGTCTTGGTGCCTATCCCCCAATACCCTCTCTACACTGCCACGCTAAGCTTGCTCAACGCTCAAGTCGTGCCGTACTATCTCAAAGAGGAGGATGGATGGAGCACGGATGTAAATGACATGCGATCTGCATTGAAGGAGGCGCAGAACAAGGGCATCGATGTCCGTGCTGTCGTCGTGATCAACCCAGGCAACCCCACCGGAGGCTCTCTGGAGGCCCAGCATATCGAGTCTGTGCTGGAATTGGTCGCGGAAGAGAAGCTGGTCATGCTGGCCGATGAGGTATACCAGACAAACGTGTTCGAGGGCGAGTTCCAGAGCTTCAAGAAGATCTTGCGACAGTTGCAGAAAGGCGACAAGAATAAGGATGGCAAGTTCGATAACGTCGAATTGGCCAGTCTTCACAGCATCAGCAAAGGTATGGTCGGCGAGTGCGGTCATCGCGGAGGGTACTACGAGATGATCGGCTTCGATCCTGAGGTATGCAGTTTTCATCTGGCTGTGGAAGGCAAGTCACTAACAGAAAGCAGGTGGTTGCCCAAATTTACAAGTTCGTCAGCATTATGCTCTGCCCACCGGTTGTTGGACAATGCCTGGTTGAGCTGATGGTCAACCCACCCAAGGAGGGAGAGCCATCGTACCCACAGTACAAGGAGGAGTATGACACAATCTTCAACAACCTCAAAGCACGCGCGCACGCACTTTACAATGCATTCAGGGAGATGGAGGGGGTTGAGTGCCAGTACCCGCAGGGCAGCATGTACCTGTATCCCACCATCAAGCTGCCCCAAAAGGCCATCGACGCCGCCAAGAAAGAGAACAAGAACCCAGACGACTACTACTGCCTCAGATTACTCGATGCCACTGGTATATGCATAGTGCCAGGCTCTGGGTTTGGGCAGAGGGAGGGAAGTCTGCATTTCAGGACGACGTTCTTGGCGCCTGGCACAGACTGGGTGTCGCGGATCTCGGACTTTCACAAGAGCTTCATGAACGAGTTCAAATGATGTGAACAATGACTAGCATTTTAGCGGGCTGGCGTTTGGGATGTGGTTGGTGGGTCAGGGTCTTTGTATGTGACCAAAAGTCTTCTTGACTTGACATAGCCTGGATAGAGGCATGCACAGGCGTGGATGATGATGGGAGGTAGCATGGGCCTAGCGTATAGAAGTCCTCTCAATCAATGGCCGAGTGTGTCATCAACCAGGCGTGGTCATGATAGCACGTGCTTGGCGGTAAAGACACGTATAATAATGGACTACGCCGGTGGAGTGGGTCGGAGTCGAAGCTTCGGACCCTTCCCTGGCTTTAGAATAGCGCAGCTGTACCCTCGCCCAGCTGTACATAATTCCGACTTTCACGGCGCATCAGCTCCCACACTCTCGTCTGCTCATCACTTTGCCAACGATCCCGTCAGCACATTACACTCGCAATATTGTATCTCCTCGCCTCGCACTCCAGGCCATCCCACCCCCGCACTCCGCAACACGACAAGCCGTCGGTGAGATCCTCGAGGAGCGCCGCATGAACTAGTGCTCCGACTGTCCTACCACATTTCGTCTTTTGGAACATCGAAACTTGCTCCTCCGAACGGACTCCTGATACCATGGCTTCCGCCGAGGCGACCATGAACGGTGGCGGTGGCAGCTCCAGCCTTGAGGGCTTGTCCAATGCCGAAAAGCTGCAGCGCCAGCATGAAGAGCACGAGGCACACAAGGTGACGGTCGAAGACGCCCCCGATGAGGATCTTCCCTCGTCCGCGGCTGTGAACAACAGCGAGCAGTCGACCGCGGCGGACTCGACTGCCGGCAGCAAAGCCG contains the following coding sequences:
- a CDS encoding putative alanine aminotransferase, mitochondrial gives rise to the protein MRVTGSKAKVLLIGKTNYTPTFTCDNTSVRSDLAALVHDALANRKLVTRKNHLHQSLQNIASSISGPVAPSFQQLGALPRSLNLPSTVVPSPAAMSMQKRDFSQSSNKSLNINNINPHVKEAKYAVRGELAIKSEQYRAQLAKGEGKDLPFDSVISANIGNPQQLDQKPITFFRQVASLVENPQLLEHGEVLKNGLGYKSDVVERAKALLKDVKSVGAYSQSQGAPRIRQSVADFIERRDGFPADPQNIYLCGGASAGVNALMSVICASPNTGVLVPIPQYPLYTATLSLLNAQVVPYYLKEEDGWSTDVNDMRSALKEAQNKGIDVRAVVVINPGNPTGGSLEAQHIESVLELVAEEKLVMLADEVYQTNVFEGEFQSFKKILRQLQKGDKNKDGKFDNVELASLHSISKGMVGECGHRGGYYEMIGFDPEVVAQIYKFVSIMLCPPVVGQCLVELMVNPPKEGEPSYPQYKEEYDTIFNNLKARAHALYNAFREMEGVECQYPQGSMYLYPTIKLPQKAIDAAKKENKNPDDYYCLRLLDATGICIVPGSGFGQREGSLHFRTTFLAPGTDWVSRISDFHKSFMNEFK